The following proteins are encoded in a genomic region of Primulina huaijiensis isolate GDHJ02 unplaced genomic scaffold, ASM1229523v2 scaffold25037, whole genome shotgun sequence:
- the LOC140967421 gene encoding glycerol-3-phosphate acyltransferase 1-like, which yields MKTSPLKTMEFPMVLLRLADWFLYQFLANSCYRAVMKVKNNGFVLKNPFITKTSHQFPLYPIVTKCNLHGRKAQTLVCDIHGGLLRNQSFFPYFMLVAFEGGSIFRALLLLLSCPFLCVLDYELKMRVMIFITFCGLKSKDMESVSRAVLPKFYLENLNLHAYEVLDSTGAKMVFTSVPRVMVEGFLKEYLSVDSVIGTELHTIGQFFTGLVSDAGLIIKHRALKEFFGDRRPDLGIGTSSFDDHLLISLCKEAYVINKEDAKCNPISEMPRNKYPKPLVFHDGRLAFLPTPSATLSMFMWLPFGIILSIFRIFVGICFPFKLAIFVGSLSGINLRLKGSAPNISPNGKGVLYVCTHRTLLDPVFLSISLGKSLTAVTYSLSKMSEILAPIKTVRLTRDRRLDGETMQKLLSEGDLIVCPEGTTCREPYLLRFSSLFAELTDDIVPVAMNTNVTMFYGTTARGLKCLDPIFFLMNPRPSYSIEILGKMPKELTCAGGKSCFEVANYIQKELGNVLGFECTTLTRRDKYLMLAGNEGVVEDKIKKPFL from the exons atgaaGACATCACCACTAAAAACCATGGAGTTCCCAATGGTGCTCCTCAGATTGGCAGATTGGTTCTTGTACCAGTTTCTGGCGAACTCTTGCTACCGAGCGGTAATGAAAGTTAAGAACAATGGTTTCGTTTTGAAAAACCCATTCATTACAAAAACATCTCACCAATTTCCTTTGTATCCAATTGTAACCAAATGCAATTTGCATGGAAGAAAAGCGCAAACCCTTGTTTGTGATATCCATGGAGGATTGCTAAGGAATCAATCTTTCTTTCCATACTTTATGCTTGTTGCATTTGAAGGTGGCAGCATTTTCAGAGCTCTTTTGCTTCTCTTATCATGTCCTTTTCTGTGTGTTTTGGACTATGAGCTCAAAATGAGGGTGATGATATTCATTACTTTCTGTGGGCTCAAGTCTAAAGACATGGAAAGTGTGTCAAGAGCTGTTTTGCCAAAGTTTTATCTTGAAAACCTCAATCTTCATGCCTATGAGGTTTTGGATTCAACAGGAGCTAAAATGGTGTTCACGAGTGTGCCTAGAGTCATGGTCGAAGGGTTCCTTAAGGAATATCTAAGTGTTGATTCTGTTATAGGGACCGAGTTGCATACCATAGGACAATTTTTTACTGGTTTGGTATCTGATGCTGGGTTGATTATAAAGCATCGGGCGCTTAAGGAATTCTTTGGTGATAGAAGGCCAGATCTCGGTATTGGAACTTCAAGCTTTGACGATCACTTATTAATCTCCCTCTGCAAG GAAGCATACGTGATCAATAAAGAAGACGCCAAATGCAATCCAATTTCAGAAATGCCAAGAAACAAATATCCAAAACCACTGGTTTTTCATGACGGCAGGCTAGCTTTCTTGCCCACACCCTCTGCAACTCTCTCCATGTTCATGTGGCTTCCTTTCGGGATAATACTTTCAATCTTCAGAATTTTTGTGGGAATCTGTTTTCCTTTCAAACTTGCCATTTTCGTAGGCTCTTTAAGTGGAATCAACCTGAGACTGAAAGGATCGGCCCCAAATATCTCACCAAATGGCAAAGGAGTACTCTATGTTTGCACGCACAGAACCCTTCTTGATCCTGTTTTTCTTAGTATTTCACTTGGTAAATCCTTAACTGCGGTAACTTACAGCCTTAGCAAAATGTCCGAAATCTTGGCACCGATAAAAACAGTTAGGCTAACGAGAGACAGAAGACTAGACGGTGAAACGATGCAGAAATTGTTAAGTGAAGGTGACTTGATTGTATGCCCAGAAGGTACTACATGCAGAGAGCCGTATCTTCTGAGATTTAGCTCTTTGTTTGCTGAATTGACCGATGATATAGTGCCTGTGGCGATGAACACAAACGTAACCATGTTTTACGGGACAACTGCGAGAGGGTTAAAGTGTTTGGACCCAATATTTTTCTTGATGAATCCTAGACCAAGCTACAGTATCGAAATTCTGGGAAAGATGCCTAAGGAGCTGACTTGTGCTGGTGGGAAATCTTGCTTCGAAGTGGCTAACTATATACAGAAAGAGTTGGGCAATGTATTGGGATTTGAATGCACTACACTTACGAGAAGAGACAAGTATTTGATGCTAGCAGGGAATGAAGGGGTCGTCGAGGATAAAATCAAGAAGCCCTTCTTGtga